One window of Mus caroli chromosome 11, CAROLI_EIJ_v1.1, whole genome shotgun sequence genomic DNA carries:
- the Ddx56 gene encoding probable ATP-dependent RNA helicase DDX56 isoform X1, translating into MEDQEALGFEHMGLDPRLLQAVTDLGWSRPTLIQEKAIPLALEGKDLLARARTGSGKTAAYAIPMLQSLLHKKATGPVMEQAVRGLVLVPTKELARQAQAMIQQLAAYCARDVRVANVSAAEDSASQRAVLMEKPDVVVGTPSRVLSHLQQNSLKLRDSLELLVVDEADLLFSFGFEDELKSLLCHLPRIYQAFLMSATFNDDVQTLKELVLHNPVTLKLQESQLPGPDQLQQFQVVCETEEDKFLLLYALLKLSLIRGKALLFVNTLERGYRLRLFLEQFSIPSCVLNGELPLRSRCHIISQFNQGLYDCVIATDAEILGSQVKGKRRGRGSKGDKASDPESGVARGIDFHHVSAVLNFDLPPTAEAYVHRAGRTARANNPGIVLTFVLPAEQPSLGKIEDLLSGEGEAPILLPYQFQMEEIENFRYRCRDAMRSVTKQAIREARLKEIKEELLHSEKLKTYFEDNPRDLQLLRHDLPLHPAVVKPHLGHVPDYLVPAALRGLVHPRKKRRKMPFSKKAKKVKAQNPLRDFKHRGKKTKPAAKPS; encoded by the exons ATGGAGGACCAAGAAGCGCTGGGTTTTGAACACATGGGCCTGGATCCCCGGCTCCTGCAG GCTGTCACCGATTTGGGCTGGTCGCGACCTACGTTGATCCAGGAAAAGGCCATTCCTCTGGCGCTGGAGGGGAAGGACCTCCTGGCCCGCGCCCGCACAGGCTCCGGGAAGACCGCAGCTTATGCTATTCCGATGCTTCAGTCGCTTCTCCACAAGAAGGCG ACAGGTCCTGTAATGGAGCAGGCTGTGAGAGGCCTTGTTCTTGTTCCTACCAAGGAGCTGGCACGGCAGGCCCAGGCCATGATCCAGCAACTGGCTGCCTACTGTGCTCGGGACGTGCgagtggctaatgtctcagctgCGGAAGACTCGGCTTCTCAGAG AGCTGTGTTGATggagaagccagatgtggtggtgggAACCCCATCCCGAGTATTAAGCCACTTGCAGCAGAACAGCTTGAAACTCCGGGACTCCCTAGAGCTGCTGGTGGTAGATGAAGCTgaccttcttttttcctttggctttgaGGATGAACTCAAGAGTCTTCTCTG TCACTTGCCTCGGATTTACCAGGCTTTCCTCATGTCGGCCACTTTCAATGACGACGTACAGACTCTGAAGGAGCTGGTACTGCATAACCCG GTTACCCTCAAGTTACAGGAGTCCCAGCTGCCGGGGCCAGACCAGCTCCAGCAATTTCAGGTGGTCTGTGAGACAGAAGAAGACAAGTTCTTGCTGCTGTATGCCCTGCTCAAGCTGTCACTGATTCGGGGCAAAGCCTTGCTCTTTGTCAATACTCTAGAGAGGGGTTACCGGCTCCGTCTTTTCCTGGAACAGTTCAGCATTCCTTCCTGCGTGCTCAACGGAGAACTCCCACTGCGCTCCAG GTGCCACATCATCTCACAGTTCAACCAAGGCTTGTATGATTGCGTCATAGCGACAGATGCTGAAATCTTAGGATCCCAAGTCAAAGGCAAACGTCGAGGGCGCGGGTCCAAAGGAGACAA GGCCTCTGATCCAGAGTCAGGTGTGGCCCGGGGCATAGACTTCCACCACGTGTCTGCGGTCCTCAATTTTGACCTTCCTCCCACCGCAGAGGCCTATGTCCATCGAGCTGGCAG GACAGCTCGAGCCAACAACCCAGGCATAGTTCTGACCTTTGTGTTGCCCGCGGAACAGCCTTCCTTGGGGAAGATTGAGGACCTTTTGAGTGGAG AGGGCGAGGCCCCCATCCTGCTTCCATACCAGTTCCAGATGGAGGAGATTGAAAACTTTCGCTATCGCTGCAGG GATGCCATGCGCTCAGTGACCAAGCAGGCCATTCGAGAGGCAagactgaaggagatcaaggaggaGCTTCTACACTCAGAGAAGCTCAAG ACATACTTTGAGGACAACCCCAGAGACCTTCAACTACTTCGTCATGATCTGCCCTTGCACCCGGCAGTGGTGAAACCTCATTTGGGCCATGTCCCTGACTATTTGG TTCCTGCTGCTCTTCGTGGCCTTGTGCATCCTCGAAAGAAACGGAGAAAGATGCCCTTCTCTAAGAAGGCTAAG AAGGTGAAGGCCCAGAACCCACTGCGTGACTTTAAGCACAGGGGAAAGAAAACTAAGCCCGCAGCAAAGCCTTCTTGA
- the Ddx56 gene encoding probable ATP-dependent RNA helicase DDX56 isoform X2 encodes MEDQEALGFEHMGLDPRLLQAVTDLGWSRPTLIQEKAIPLALEGKDLLARARTGSGKTAAYAIPMLQSLLHKKAELARQAQAMIQQLAAYCARDVRVANVSAAEDSASQRAVLMEKPDVVVGTPSRVLSHLQQNSLKLRDSLELLVVDEADLLFSFGFEDELKSLLCHLPRIYQAFLMSATFNDDVQTLKELVLHNPVTLKLQESQLPGPDQLQQFQVVCETEEDKFLLLYALLKLSLIRGKALLFVNTLERGYRLRLFLEQFSIPSCVLNGELPLRSRCHIISQFNQGLYDCVIATDAEILGSQVKGKRRGRGSKGDKASDPESGVARGIDFHHVSAVLNFDLPPTAEAYVHRAGRTARANNPGIVLTFVLPAEQPSLGKIEDLLSGEGEAPILLPYQFQMEEIENFRYRCRDAMRSVTKQAIREARLKEIKEELLHSEKLKTYFEDNPRDLQLLRHDLPLHPAVVKPHLGHVPDYLVPAALRGLVHPRKKRRKMPFSKKAKKVKAQNPLRDFKHRGKKTKPAAKPS; translated from the exons ATGGAGGACCAAGAAGCGCTGGGTTTTGAACACATGGGCCTGGATCCCCGGCTCCTGCAG GCTGTCACCGATTTGGGCTGGTCGCGACCTACGTTGATCCAGGAAAAGGCCATTCCTCTGGCGCTGGAGGGGAAGGACCTCCTGGCCCGCGCCCGCACAGGCTCCGGGAAGACCGCAGCTTATGCTATTCCGATGCTTCAGTCGCTTCTCCACAAGAAGGCG GAGCTGGCACGGCAGGCCCAGGCCATGATCCAGCAACTGGCTGCCTACTGTGCTCGGGACGTGCgagtggctaatgtctcagctgCGGAAGACTCGGCTTCTCAGAG AGCTGTGTTGATggagaagccagatgtggtggtgggAACCCCATCCCGAGTATTAAGCCACTTGCAGCAGAACAGCTTGAAACTCCGGGACTCCCTAGAGCTGCTGGTGGTAGATGAAGCTgaccttcttttttcctttggctttgaGGATGAACTCAAGAGTCTTCTCTG TCACTTGCCTCGGATTTACCAGGCTTTCCTCATGTCGGCCACTTTCAATGACGACGTACAGACTCTGAAGGAGCTGGTACTGCATAACCCG GTTACCCTCAAGTTACAGGAGTCCCAGCTGCCGGGGCCAGACCAGCTCCAGCAATTTCAGGTGGTCTGTGAGACAGAAGAAGACAAGTTCTTGCTGCTGTATGCCCTGCTCAAGCTGTCACTGATTCGGGGCAAAGCCTTGCTCTTTGTCAATACTCTAGAGAGGGGTTACCGGCTCCGTCTTTTCCTGGAACAGTTCAGCATTCCTTCCTGCGTGCTCAACGGAGAACTCCCACTGCGCTCCAG GTGCCACATCATCTCACAGTTCAACCAAGGCTTGTATGATTGCGTCATAGCGACAGATGCTGAAATCTTAGGATCCCAAGTCAAAGGCAAACGTCGAGGGCGCGGGTCCAAAGGAGACAA GGCCTCTGATCCAGAGTCAGGTGTGGCCCGGGGCATAGACTTCCACCACGTGTCTGCGGTCCTCAATTTTGACCTTCCTCCCACCGCAGAGGCCTATGTCCATCGAGCTGGCAG GACAGCTCGAGCCAACAACCCAGGCATAGTTCTGACCTTTGTGTTGCCCGCGGAACAGCCTTCCTTGGGGAAGATTGAGGACCTTTTGAGTGGAG AGGGCGAGGCCCCCATCCTGCTTCCATACCAGTTCCAGATGGAGGAGATTGAAAACTTTCGCTATCGCTGCAGG GATGCCATGCGCTCAGTGACCAAGCAGGCCATTCGAGAGGCAagactgaaggagatcaaggaggaGCTTCTACACTCAGAGAAGCTCAAG ACATACTTTGAGGACAACCCCAGAGACCTTCAACTACTTCGTCATGATCTGCCCTTGCACCCGGCAGTGGTGAAACCTCATTTGGGCCATGTCCCTGACTATTTGG TTCCTGCTGCTCTTCGTGGCCTTGTGCATCCTCGAAAGAAACGGAGAAAGATGCCCTTCTCTAAGAAGGCTAAG AAGGTGAAGGCCCAGAACCCACTGCGTGACTTTAAGCACAGGGGAAAGAAAACTAAGCCCGCAGCAAAGCCTTCTTGA
- the Tmed4 gene encoding transmembrane emp24 domain-containing protein 4, which yields MAGVGVEPLQGMVRFGLLVLTVCAAGARGLYFHIGETEKRCFIEEIPDETMVIGNYRTQMWDKQKEVFLPSTPGLGMHVEVKDPDGKVVLSRQYGSEGRFTFTSHTPGDHQICLHSNSTRMALFAGGKLRVHLDIQVGEHANNYPEIAAKDKLTELQLRARQLLDQVEQIQKEQDYQRYREERFRLTSESTNQRVLCWSIAQTVILILTGIWQMRHLKSFFEAKKLV from the exons ATGGCAGGTGTTGGGGTCGAACCGCTGCAGGGGATGGTGCGATTTGGGCTGCTGGTGCTTACTGTGTGTGCTGCGGGTGCCCGTGGGCTCTATTTCCACATCGGCGAGACTGAGAAGCGCTGCTTCATCGAGGAAATACCCGACGAGACCATGGTCATCG GCAACTATCGAACTCAGATGTGGGACAAACAGAAAGAGGTGTTCCTGCCATCGACCCCCGGCCTGGGCATGCATGTAGAGGTGAAGGACCCGGACGGCAAG GTTGTACTGTCCCGGCAATACGGCTCCGAGGGCCGTTTCACGTTCACGTCCCACACACCCGGTGACCATCAGATTTGTCTGCACTCCAACTCCACCAGAATGGCGCTCTTCGCTGGAGGCAAACTG CGTGTACACTTGGACATCCAGGTTGGAGAGCATGCCAACAACTACCCCGAGATCGCTGCTAAGGATAAGTTAACAGAGCTACAGCTTCGAGCTCGCCAGTTGCTTGATCAGGTGGAGCAGATCCAGAAGGAGCAGGATTATCAGAGG TATCGTGAAGAGCGCTTCCGTCTGACCAGTGAGAGCACCAACCAGAGGGTCCTGTGCTGGTCCATCGCCCAGACTGTCATCCTCATCCTCACTGGCATCTGGCAGATGCGTCACCTCAAGAGCTTCTTTGAGGCCAAGAAGCTAGTGTAG